The proteins below are encoded in one region of Kazachstania africana CBS 2517 chromosome 6, complete genome:
- the WSS1 gene encoding metalloendopeptidase WSS1 (similar to Saccharomyces cerevisiae WSS1 (YHR134W); ancestral locus Anc_2.107): MSTNRRAKKPVDKKPRANPHINEITFLQRQPDSQRAYEMLQDLTKDVSYLMKKHKLKVRTLSEFYPKDQTLLGLNVNKGMKILVRLRSPTDPFRFIPWESIMETMLHELTHNLFGVHDSKFFNQLDVFKSEQWFHEKAGLFDTFLGHGNQLGTIPGAGKSISVRGYGKRLGAGSSLNNDSIVGKSPREMAADAASRRFDDLNKKNRYKLVNKDCHDDTKVNVDEVLQNHNEMESKKIIVIEDTTEHEIIDLT; the protein is encoded by the coding sequence ATGAGTACTAATAGGAGGGCTAAGAAGCCTGTAGACAAGAAACCCAGAGCCAATCCTcatattaatgaaataacATTCCTTCAAAGACAACCAGACTCTCAAAGAGCCTATGAGATGCTACAGGATTTGACAAAGGATGTATCATActtgatgaagaaacatAAGCTGAAAGTCAGAACGTTATCAGAATTCTATCCAAAAGATCAAACATTGCTGGGGTTAAATGTGAATAAAGGTATGAAGATATTGGTCAGATTAAGGTCGCCAACTGATCCGTTTCGATTCATACCGTGGGAATCTATAATGGAGACAATGCTTCATGAATTGACTCATAACCTTTTTGGCGTCCATGATTCCAAGTTCTTCAATCAATTAGACGTATTCAAAAGTGAACAATGGTTCCATGAAAAGGCTGGACTATTTGATACTTTTCTGGGTCATGGTAACCAACTTGGCACTATTCCCGGCGCTGGTAAAAGCATAAGTGTACGAGGTTATGGGAAGAGGTTAGGTGCGGGATCAAGTTTGAATAATGACAGTATTGTTGGCAAAAGTCCCAGAGAGATGGCCGCAGATGCCGCTAGTAGAAGATTTGACGATCtgaataagaaaaatagaTATAAATTGGTCAATAAAGATTGTCATGATGACACTAAGGTGAATGTTGATGAAGTTCTGCAAAATCATAATGAAATGgaaagcaaaaaaattattgttatAGAGGATACTACGGAACATGAGATAATTGATTTGACGTGA
- the NSG1 gene encoding Nsg1p (similar to Saccharomyces cerevisiae NSG1 (YHR133C) and NSG2 (YNL156C); ancestral locus Anc_2.108) produces MFGIKKEDSVVTLTKPQLFSIYDKEVIINDQDYNRVRDILARKSDGKTFKDRKVHVNAINVIFAGLVLFCLGVVFAIISEEIYDNCSLTNGVLSITLNKINTWMNEYVTGTPKCVTYGILGVLCGFVIPIVDNILNIDKRQIKNNDFNSILKCLNAMLGICLGIRNIEWSSSLQASVAWCLLNIILWLFLDGTESIALVGIVISLTSCVISFQQLFDVTEIIYIVDFYFFSFLVFGKMGRYLFRSYYN; encoded by the coding sequence ATGTTTGGCATAAAGAAAGAGGACAGTGTGGTTACTTTAACTAAACCACaactattttcaatttatgaTAAGGAAGTTATCATAAACGATCAGGATTACAATCGAGTCAGGGATATCTTAGCACGCAAAAGCGACGGTAAAACGTTTAAAGATCGAAAAGTTCATGTGAACGCAATCAATGTAATATTTGCTGGTCTTGTGCTATTTTGCCTTGGTGTTGTGTTTGCAATTATTTCTGAGGAAATCTACGACAATTGTTCTCTAACGAATGGCGTACTTTCAATAACACTAAATAAGATCAATACATGGATGAATGAGTACGTGACAGGGACACCAAAATGTGTGACGTACGGAATACTGGGCGTATTATGTGGGTTTGTCATCCCAATAGTGGATAATATACTGAATATTGATAAGAGACAGATTAAAAACAACGATTTCAATTCCATTTTGAAATGTTTGAATGCTATGTTGGGAATTTGTTTAGGAATTCGCAACATTGAATGGTCATCCTCATTGCAGGCGAGCGTTGCATGGTGTCTTTTAAACATAATCTTATGGTTGTTTTTGGATGGAACTGAGTCTATAGCCCTGGTAGGAATTGTCATAAGTCTTACCAGCTGCGTTATCTCATTTCAACAACTTTTTGATGTTACtgaaataatttatatCGTTGATTTCTACTTCTTCAGTTTCCTAGTTTTTGGTAAGATGGGGAGATACTTGTTTAGAAGTTACTATAATTAG
- the IGO2 gene encoding phosphatase regulator (similar to Saccharomyces cerevisiae YHR132W-A and YNL157W; ancestral locus Anc_2.109), giving the protein MVEEISPTASRIDLSKNSIVKDADGNDVDLKELSAQELKLYRMYGKLPSKKDLFKHKMQERKYFDSGDYALNKAGVVKSNDVIKNSSNNLPVTNPSGLRESIIRRRMSNSAGSIDATSIKNKLERQGSISSGPPPRSPNK; this is encoded by the coding sequence ATGGTTGAAGAGATATCTCCTACTGCAAGTAGGATTGATTTGAGTAAAAACTCTATAGTGAAGGATGCAGATGGGAATGACGTCGATTTGAAAGAGCTCTCCGCccaagaattgaaattgtacAGGATGTATGGTAAATTACCATCAAAGAAGGATCTCTTCAAACATAAAATGCAAGAGCggaaatattttgatagtGGTGATTATGCTTTGAATAAAGCTGGTGTGGTCAAATCAAATGACgttatcaaaaattcaagcaATAATCTTCCAGTCACTAATCCAAGCGGATTGAGAGAATCTATAATACGGAGAAGAATGAGTAATAGTGCTGGCTCCATTGATGCGACCtctattaaaaataaattagaGAGACAAGGAAGTATATCCAGTGGTCCACCACCAAGATCTCCCAATAAATGA
- the ECM14 gene encoding putative metallocarboxypeptidase (similar to Saccharomyces cerevisiae ECM14 (YHR132C); ancestral locus Anc_2.110) produces MVRILLFPFIWCMARAAFVSRRRDEMKDYSNYVVYRFYDKFDTLQLPTTDHDVWSVNEQFTDVKLPKNVKLDAHWNYTVLIKDLNNAIRETYPMESMGDESSIFSLSDLDESFFNGYKDLKTIYLWFDYLHSTFPDLVSVQSIGRTHEGNDLKILKISNNPKENKKTIVVTGGIHAREWITVSTACYVMQQLLHNYKDHVRNVERHFLEKFNYVFIPVINPDGYSYTWETDRLWRKNRQDTYISSCKGIDIETSFNYKWSNNKVNSFPCDENYNGEHAFHAIESQLINSFLFENSPVKYHGFLDFHSYSQEILYPYTFSCDTTPNNYENLVEVSFGISKSIKQTSGKVYDVIAACKDAGSDLTPGMGAGSILDYMYHNEVQWSLQLKLRDTGNHGFLLPSKFIKPVGNEMYNAFRYYCEFLVDPELTVN; encoded by the coding sequence ATGGTTAGAATATTGCTGTTTCCTTTTATATGGTGCATGGCGAGAGCTGCATTTGTGTCGCGAAGAAGGGATGAGATGAAggattattcaaattacGTTGTTTATAGATTCTACGACAAGTTTGATACTCTCCAGTTACCGACTACTGATCATGATGTATGGAGTGTCAATGAGCAGTTTACTGATGTGAAATTGCCCAAGAATGTGAAGTTGGATGCACACTGGAACTATACGGTGCTCATAAAGGATTTAAATAACGCAATCAGGGAGACATACCCTATGGAATCAATGGGAGATGAGAgctcaattttttctttgagtGATCTAGACGagtcatttttcaatgggtacaaagatttgaaaaccATATATCTGTGGTTTGATTATCTGCACTCAACGTTTCCCGACTTGGTCTCTGTACAGAGTATTGGGAGGACTCATGAAGgtaatgatttgaaaatactAAAAATTAGTAACAATCCAAAggaaaacaagaaaacTATAGTCGTAACGGGCGGTATTCACGCTCGTGAATGGATCACCGTCAGTACAGCCTGTTATGTCATGCAACAACTGCTGCACAATTACAAAGATCATGTCCGAAATGTCGAGAGacattttttggaaaagttTAATTATGTTTTTATCCCCGTGATTAATCCAGATGGGTACAGCTACACGTGGGAGACAGATCGATTGTGGAGAAAAAATAGACAGGATACATATATCTCATCCTGCAAAGGAATCGATATAGaaacttctttcaattaCAAATGGTCAAATAATAAAGTCAACAGTTTCCCCTGTGATGAAAATTACAATGGCGAACATGCCTTCCATGCAATTGAATCTCAATTGATCAATAGCTTTCTGTTTGAAAACTCACCAGTTAAATACCATGGATTCCTAGACTTCCATTCATATTCACAAGAAATACTTTATCCTTATACATTTTCATGTGATACGACACCAAACAATTACGAAAATTTAGTAGAAGTGTCCTTTGGAATTTCCAAATCTATAAAACAAACGTCAGGTAAAGTTTACGACGTCATCGCCGCCTGCAAAGATGCTGGATCAGATTTGACACCGGGGATGGGAGCTGGATCTATCCTAGACTACATGTATCATAATGAAGTACAGTGGTCACTACAGTTGAAACTCAGAGATACGGGCAACCATGGGTTTTTGTTACCTtccaaatttatcaaaccTGTGGGCAATGAAATGTACAACGCCTTCAGATACTACTGTGAATTTCTAGTGGATCCTGAACTGACGgtaaattaa
- the KAFR0F00570 gene encoding uncharacterized protein (similar to Saccharomyces cerevisiae YHR131C and YNL144C; ancestral locus Anc_2.113), whose translation MFYRPLTAPMISSAVATDQFEIENLKTVSTNSSFSISNEFRSLSISDASTTSTTENNIPLNPSNEFLNHIDPTPAYPPSYSSVNPNKSVRYPIYESSIPANHDDKPPEYKAAVHDVTVISMKVEWLSPFEISHSRSWKNLILELNSTQLNFYRIDDRLISRVSSNGSFELTKDNKDILTHLVKRDKEKYLTNDNLFKSYSLQFAKFGIPIDYKKKSFVIRMRCEVEQFLINFFNVDDMLLWTVLLNMGINVSLDLQIREFPNYRIVPRRRRRRRRHRGGRKNKSRNFGNFEKIKSHKENVFTKNVNKIFNSSNCDIVQNKNKIKFKMSNFLRPSKNRKKLTLNSVIEEEDYRGQTDSCSPSNVSSRVTSRTRSVSKSISVTESRTQFPFNECQEMLRRNSMLLQSELDEFQNIINEHIQCDSDSEQDEEVHDEGYESEEVESRTQFHAARHNSIYSEEGVYYEEDEEDDDDFGNFRRRRSSTLTNLSNIPYGSNVVKWSPPIKEISRKRYIRDSLRCIKPLTEESQWVGSIVFKSCSPPVYKTNNYVTSEVEHKWNAKNHYLKPFIVGPVGFLKADTKFSKTLITTKKSRRYNGNIDDEDFFSGII comes from the coding sequence ATGTTTTACCGCCCCTTAACTGCACCAATGATCTCTAGTGCTGTGGCAACAGATCAGTTCGAAATAGAGAATCTAAAGACAGTTTCCacaaattcttcattctCCATTTCAAATGAGTTCCgatcattatcaatttcagaCGCAAGTACTACCTCCACGACTGAGAATAATATCCCGCTCAATCCGAgcaatgaatttttgaaccaTATAGACCCAACACCGGCATATCCACCATCTTACAGTAGTGTCAACCCAAACAAATCAGTAAGATACCCAATTTACGAGTCTTCCATACCTGCTAATCATGATGATAAACCGCCTGAGTATAAAGCTGCTGTACACGATGTGACCGTGATCTCTATGAAAGTTGAATGGTTGTCCCCATTTGAGATATCTCATTCACGTTcatggaaaaatttaatactGGAATTAAACTCCACTCAGTTAAACTTCTATCGTATTGATGATCGACTAATTTCAAGAGTCTCTTCGAATGGTTCATTTGAGTTGACTAAAGACAATAAGGATATTTTGACCCATCTAGTCAAGAGAGACaaggaaaaatatttaacaaacgataatttattcaaatcataCTCTTTGCAATTCGCTAAATTTGGTATACCAATAgattataagaaaaaatcgtTTGTCATTAGAATGAGGTGTGAAGTTGAgcaatttttaattaattttttcaacgTGGACGATATGCTTTTATGGACCGTTCTTCTCAATATGGGGATTAACGTCTCTCTGGATCTTCAAATTAGAgaatttccaaattataGAATTGTACcacgaagaagaagaagaagaagaaggcatagaggaggaagaaaaaataaatcaagaaattttggaaattttgaaaagattaaatcTCATAAGGAAAATGTTTTTACCAAAAACgtcaataaaatttttaacaGTAGTAATTGTGACATTGTGcagaataaaaataaaataaagttcaagatgtcaaattttttaagaCCTTCTAAAAATAGGAAAAAATTAACGTTGAATTCAgtaattgaagaagaagattatAGAGGTCAGACGGATTCATGCAGTCCTTCGAACGTGTCGAGTCGTGTGACATCAAGAACAAGGtcagtttcaaaatcaatttcgGTAACAGAGTCACGGACCCAATTTCCATTTAATGAATGCCAAGAAATGctaagaagaaatagtatGCTTTTGCAATCTGAACTAGATGAATTCCAAAACATTATCAATGAACATATCCAATGTGATTCTGATTCTGAACAAGATGAGGAAGTTCATGATGAGGGTTACGAATCTGAAGAAGTAGAATCTAGAACTCAGTTCCATGCTGCACGCCATAATTCCATTTATTCCGAAGAAGGAGTCTACtatgaagaagacgaagaagacgatgatgattttgGCAATTTCAGACGCCGTAGGTCCTCGACTTTAACAAATTTATCTAATATACCGTATGGCAGCAATGTTGTTAAGTGGTCTCCTCCGATAAAAGAGATCTCTAGGAAAAGATATATTAGGGATTCCTTAAGATGCATTAAGCCATTGACAGAAGAGTCTCAATGGGTCGGAAGCATTGTCTTCAAGTCTTGTTCCCCCCCTGTTTACAAGACAAATAATTATGTGACATCCGAAGTTGAACACAAATGGAATGCAAAAAACCATTATTTAAAACCTTTCATCGTAGGGCCTGTGGGGTTTCTGAAGGCCGATACTAAATTTTCCAAGACATTAATAACTACAAAAAAAAGCCGCAGATATAATGGCAATATCGATGATGAGGATTTTTTCAGTGGTATCATCTAG
- the MFA2 gene encoding mating pheromone a (similar to Saccharomyces cerevisiae MFA2 (YNL145W); ancestral locus Anc_2.114) — MQPTSTSATQKDNSSEKKDNYMVSSGVWDPVCVIA, encoded by the coding sequence ATGCAACCAACTTCTACTTCTGCTACTCAAAAGGACAACTCttctgaaaagaaagacaaCTACATGGTTTCCAGCGGTGTCTGGGATCCAGTCTGTGTCATTGCTTAA
- the ARP1 gene encoding actin-related protein 1 (similar to Saccharomyces cerevisiae ARP1 (YHR129C); ancestral locus Anc_2.117), translated as MYSSAFEDSFYNQPIVIDNGTNVIKGGFTGETKPRCLEYSIVGTPKYDKIMQSNGIESDSFIGNKAQKYRGILKLRHPMLRGVVQNWDDMETIWQYVFDDTLYLENLNEHPILITEPPLNNMANRQKMCEALFEIFGFPAVYISVSPVLSLYASGQTTGCAVDCGDGYCTSIPVYNGFSLASSVKKIDIGGCDITEQLQFSILKNTGLFMYSSSEREIVRTIKEKVCYIATDYNLETEKYLFNEEKMASQFKLPDGKMLNISQGKYTSTEILFRPELIGSEFDSLPEICYQSIKKVDSDLRLPLYSNIVLSGGTTMCPGFGSRLLKELQTLTGYDTKIRIIAPPERKYTSWIGGSILSGLSTFSKIWVTKSMWEEDNKIIHSKIMH; from the coding sequence ATGTACTCGAGTGCATTCGAGGATAGCTTCTACAATCAACCTATTGTGATTGACAATGGTACAAATGTCATAAAAGGAGGGTTTACAGGTGAAACTAAGCCCAGATGCCTCGAGTATTCCATTGTGGGAACCCCAAAATATGACAAAATAATGCAAAGTAATGGAATTGAAAGCGATTCATTCATTGGTAACAAAGCACAGAAGTACAGAGGAATATTAAAGTTACGACATCCTATGTTGCGTGGTGTAGTTCAAAATTGGGATGATATGGAAACAATATGGCAATATGTCTTTGACGATACCCTATACTTGGAAAACCTGAATGAACATCCAATATTGATAACTGAGCCACCACTTAATAATATGGCGAATAGACAAAAGATGTGTGAAGCTCTATTCGAAATATTTGGGTTTCCAGCGGTGTATATATCAGTCTCCCCGGTTTTATCATTATATGCTAGTGGACAGACCACAGGATGTGCTGTGGATTGTGGAGACGGATACTGCACTTCTATTCCGGTCTACAATGGATTTAGTCTAGCATCTTCAGTAAAAAAGATAGATATTGGTGGATGTGACATTACTGAGCAATTACAATTCAGTATACTGAAGAACACTGGATTATTCATGTACTCGAGTAGTGAACGAGAAATCGTTAGGACAATAAAAGAGAAAGTATGTTACATAGCTACAGACTATAATTTAGAGACAGAAAAGtatttattcaatgaagagaaaatggCATCACAATTTAAATTACCCGATGGTAAAATGTTAAATATATCACAGGGCAAATATACATCAACTGAAATATTGTTCAGGCCGGAGTTGATAGGCTCCGAATTTGACAGTCTACCGGAAATATGTTACCAATCAATTAAGAAAGTTGATTCTGATTTACGATTGCCACTTTACTCGAATATTGTATTGAGTGGTGGTACTACTATGTGCCCAGGTTTTGGTAGCAGGCTACTGAAAGAATTGCAAACGTTGACAGGGTACGATACAAAGATTAGGATCATAGCACCTCCAGAAAGGAAGTATACATCATGGATTGGTGGATCTATACTGAGTGGACTGTCAACATTTTCTAAGATTTGGGTTACGAAATCAATGTGGGAAGAAgacaataaaataattcattcaaaaatcATGCATTAA
- the FUR1 gene encoding uracil phosphoribosyltransferase (similar to Saccharomyces cerevisiae FUR1 (YHR128W); ancestral locus Anc_2.118) has product MSTEPFRNVCLLPQTNQLLGLYTIIRDRSTARPDFIFYSDRIIRLLVEEGLNHLPVMDRPVETHTNETFKGVGFKGKICGVSIVRAGESMEQGLRDCCRSVRIGKILIQRDEETALPKLFYEKLPEDIADRYVFLLDPMLATGGSAIMATDVLIKRGVKPERIFFLNLICSKEGIDNYHKAFPDVKIVTGAIDRGLNEDKYLVPGLGDFGDRYYCI; this is encoded by the coding sequence ATGTCCACCGAACCTTTCAGAAACGTATGCCTATTACCCCAAACGAACCAATTATTGGGTTTATACACAATTATCAGAGACAGATCAACCGCTAGACCGGATTTCATCTTTTACTCTGACAGAATCATCAGATTACTAGTCGAAGAAGGTTTGAACCATCTTCCAGTAATGGATAGGCCTGTTGAAACTCACACAAATGAAACTTTTAAAGGTGTTGGCTTCAAAGGTAAAATCTGTGGTGTCTCCATTGTCAGAGCAGGTGAATCTATGGAACAAGGTTTAAGAGACTGTTGTAGATCCGTCCGTATCGGTAAGATTCTAATTCAAAGAGATGAAGAAACTGCTTTACCTAAATTATTCTATGAGAAGTTGCCAGAAGATATTGCTGACAGATACGTCTTCTTATTAGACCCGATGTTAGCCACTGGTGGTAGTGCTATTATGGCCACTGATGTCTTAATTAAAAGAGGAGTTAAGCCGGAACgaatctttttcttgaatttaaTTTGCAGTAAAGAAGGTATTGATAACTACCACAAGGCTTTCCCAGATGTCAAAATCGTCACCGGTGCTATTGACAGAGGTCTTAACGAAGACAAATACTTAGTTCCAGGTTTAGGTGATTTCGGTGACAGATACTACTGTATCTGA
- the LSM7 gene encoding Sm-like protein LSM7 (similar to Saccharomyces cerevisiae LSM7 (YNL147W); ancestral locus Anc_2.119), which produces MSEQQNQEKQQQKKKFESPKREAIIDLAKYKDSKVRVKLMGGRVVMGILKGYDQLMNLVLDETVEYIKDSNDEISRDRTRILGFTVIRGPILVSISPLEGSEVIFMQTSD; this is translated from the exons ATGAGTGAGCAG CAGAATCAAGAGAAGCAacaacaaaagaaaaagttcGAGAGTCCAAAGAGAGAAGCTATTATTGATTTGgcaaaatataaagattCAAAAGTGCGTGTGAAGTTGATGGGAGGTAGAGTAGTGATGGGTATTTTAAAGGGTTATGATCAATTAATGAACTTGGTTTTAGACGAAACTGTTGAATACATCAAAGATTCAAATGACGAGATTTCAAGAGATAGGACCAGAATATTGGGTTTCACTGTTATTAGAGGTCCTATTCTAGTTTCTATTAGTCCTCTGGAAGGTTCTGAAGTTATTTTCATGCAAACGAGCGATTAA
- the ALF1 gene encoding Alf1p (similar to Saccharomyces cerevisiae ALF1 (YNL148C); ancestral locus Anc_2.120) yields the protein MVHITIVSEFCSTEKTFSDAIELGDLCNKLYPITGIEVNDMRFVLKFADGSEQVISNPMVAAHKQPFLAEKSVRELTVEDTNADSIVNELKNTDSGSSSFELTEEEYAKKNDSVLRWKKQQKLGRFNSEYKAKMDKDRRLQEQKLNSLEINQRCSVKSADQPERRGWLRFIGKIATINEEQIWCGIEFDEPLGKNNGTVKGHVYFGPVKDKYGAFVKPSAVETGSQFTPFELEDSDDDEL from the coding sequence ATGGTCCACATAACGATAGTATCTGAGTTCTGTTCAACAGAGAAAACCTTTTCAGATGCAATTGAATTAGGTGACTTATGTAATAAGCTGTATCCAATCACGGGCATCGAGGTTAATGATATGAGGTTTGTACTCAAATTTGCCGATGGATCAGAACAGGTAATTTCCAATCCGATGGTTGCTGCACACAAACAACCGTTCTTAGCTGAAAAAAGTGTCAGGGAACTTACTGTAGAGGACACAAATGCTGATTCTATAgtaaatgaattgaaaaacacAGATAGCGGTAGTTCATCGTTCGAACTTACGGAAGAAGAATACGCCAAAAAGAACGATTCAGTATTACGGTGgaaaaaacaacaaaagcTAGGCAGATTTAACTCTGAATATAAAGCTAAGATGGATAAAGATAGACGTTTACAGGAACAGAAGCTGAACTCTTTGGAGATCAACCAAAGATGTTCAGTCAAATCTGCTGACCAACCGGAGAGAAGAGGCTGGCTACGGTTTATAGGCAAGATCGCTACGATTAATGAGGAACAGATTTGGTGTGGAATTGAATTCGATGAACCATTAGGTAAAAATAATGGTACTGTGAAAGGTCATGTGTATTTTGGTCCCGTAAAGGATAAATATGGAGCCTTTGTGAAACCCAGTGCTGTTGAAACCGGCTCACAATTCACTCCATttgaattagaagattCTGACGATGATGAGCTTTGA
- the KAFR0F00630 gene encoding uncharacterized protein (similar to Saccharomyces cerevisiae YHR127W; ancestral locus Anc_2.127), whose protein sequence is MARKSAKSIKSKNVKKSVENRIAKAQVRVKAEKKNEPVNALGETSWASGRGSSEWGTSESTGKEGFKVVKGKLVSENDVGALLREAAKTVQKRKNKRNASISRSSPPAFSFERSNALKNSTKIAKGNNNFSAFFNKKNHLVINTNIDAKNHFLVIYNLAVGVDKQSLKTILQNLARVKIKNIMVRDLPTGSATANVYLQNSTMRELERVKQLFYGASVDGRTIQVNVTTSSEQEFGY, encoded by the coding sequence ATGGCTAGAAAAAGTGCAAAATCGATAAAGTCAAAGAATGTTAAGAAAAGTGTAGAGAATAGAATTGCTAAAGCTCAAGTTAGAGTAAAGGCcgaaaagaagaatgaaCCAGTTAACGCACTCGGTGAAACCAGTTGGGCCTCCGGACGGGGTTCTTCTGAATGGGGTACATCTGAGTCTACCGGTAAAGAGGGTTTCAAAGTAGTTAAAGGTAAATTGGTCAGTGAAAATGACGTTGGTGCCTTACTTAGGGAAGCTGCCAAAACTGTgcaaaagaggaaaaataaaaggaaTGCTAGTATTTCACGATCATCACCGCCtgctttttcatttgaaagatctAATGCTCTTAAAAACTCCACTAAAATAGCGAAAGgcaataataatttcagtgcatttttcaataagaaaaatcatttggTTATAAACACAAACATCGATGCCAAGAACCATTTCCTAGTGATATATAACCTAGCGGTGGGTGTTGATAAACAGAGTTTGAAAACCATCCTGCAAAATTTAGCTAGAgtcaaaattaaaaatattatggTTAGAGATTTACCAACTGGCTCAGCTACAGCAAATGTTTATCTGCAAAACTCAACTATGCGTGAATTAGAAAGAGTTAAGCAATTATTTTACGGTGCTTCAGTTGATGGTAGAACAATTCAAGTAAATGTTACTACATCATCTGAACAGGAATTCGGCTACTAA
- the ANS1 gene encoding Ans1p (similar to Saccharomyces cerevisiae YHR126C; ancestral locus Anc_2.132): MKFSNAVVLLSGSAVAFAADAISQIGDGQIQAATSTATATKTVAAVSQITDGQVQATTATASSSSSSSSTKAQSTVAAVSQITDGQVQATTATASSSSSSSSTKAQSTVAAVSQITDGQVQATTATNGTTTAGVSTYEGAAIKNGVSTGAFAALAAIALL, encoded by the coding sequence atgaagttCTCTAACGCTGTTGTCTTACTTTCCGGTTCTGCTGTCGCTTTCGCTGCTGACGCCATTTCCCAAATTGGTGATGGTCAAATCCAAGCTGCCACTTCTACTGCTACTGCTACTAAGACTGTAGCTGCTGTTTCTCAAATCACTGACGGCCAAGTCCAAGCTACTACCGCCACCgcttcttcctcttcttcctcttcttccacCAAGGCTCAATCTACCGTCGCTGCTGTTTCTCAAATCACCGACGGTCAAGTTCAAGCTACTACCGCCACCgcttcttcctcttcctcctcttcttccaCCAAGGCTCAATCCACCGTCGCTGCTGTTTCCCAAATCACCGACGGTCAAGTCCAAGCTACTACCGCTACCAACGGTACCACCACCGCTGGTGTCTCCACTTACGAAGGTGCTGCTATCAAGAATGGTGTCTCCACCGGTGCTTTCGCCGCTTTAGCTGCCATTGCTTTATTGTAA
- the FYV6 gene encoding Fyv6p (similar to Saccharomyces cerevisiae FYV6 (YNL133C); ancestral locus Anc_2.134) has product MNNSNHEKKPLTFVSEGIADVKTQKEREQAEQEKFEAERQRRNRKSLREQLRANAINKQREFKSLVKEREGFNRLSKEELDFFQKTKEKEDAKEEELSKFLEEKGSEFERKKKRFQRASDTTKSSITSEKAGPSMPSKKGHLGIVKKRKKSKVSVTMKKLNDTT; this is encoded by the coding sequence ATGAACAACAGCAACCATGAAAAAAAGCCCTTAACATTTGTTTCAGAAGGTATTGCGGATGTGAAGACGCAGAAGGAGAGAGAGCAAGCTGAACAGGAAAAATTTGAGGCTGAGAGGCAGAGAAGAAATAGGAAATCACTGAGGGAACAACTTCGAGCAAATGCAATCAATAAACAACGTGAATTCAAGAGCCTTGTGAAGGAGCGGGAAGGTTTCAATAGGTTGAGTAAGGAAGAgcttgatttttttcagaagaCCAAAGAGAAGGAAGATGCTAAGGAAGAAGAGTTAAGTAAGTTTCTGGAAGAAAAAGGTTCTGAGTTTgaaaggaagaagaaaaggtTTCAACGAGCATCGGACACAACTAAAAGTAGTATTACAAGTGAAAAAGCGGGTCCTAGTATGCCCTCCAAGAAAGGTCACTTAGGAATTgtaaaaaaaaggaaaaaatccAAAGTAAGTGTCACAATGAAAAAACTCAATGATACCACGTAG